In the Methanobrevibacter thaueri genome, one interval contains:
- the hisI gene encoding phosphoribosyl-AMP cyclohydrolase codes for MNINFRHEINGIPVITAIAQDKETNEILMLANMNKEALIKTIETGKAHYWSTSRNKLWLKGESSGHFQKVHEILVDCDMDAIILKITQTGAACHEGYQSCFFRKLKTENKINIDDLSDDDLEIILERIVNPDDVY; via the coding sequence ATGAATATTAATTTTAGACATGAAATCAATGGAATTCCAGTGATTACCGCCATTGCACAGGATAAGGAGACAAATGAAATATTGATGCTTGCCAACATGAATAAGGAAGCATTAATAAAGACAATAGAAACCGGCAAAGCGCATTATTGGAGCACTTCCAGAAACAAGCTATGGCTAAAGGGAGAATCCTCAGGCCACTTCCAGAAGGTTCATGAAATCCTTGTTGATTGTGACATGGACGCCATTATCCTAAAGATCACACAAACCGGAGCTGCATGCCACGAAGGATACCAATCATGCTTCTTCAGGAAACTGAAAACAGAAAACAAGATTAATATTGATGATTTAAGCGATGATGACTTGGAAATCATCTTAGAGAGAATTGTTAACCCAGATGACGTGTATTAA